One part of the Nitrospira sp. genome encodes these proteins:
- a CDS encoding cation-translocating P-type ATPase: MPDQQQNSGPRWQTLSQEQVQRELVVDLARGLSGQEAARRLSVHGRNELPDAPPPSPWHMLAAQFTNLIVWVLVGAAVVSGLLGEWIDAGAILAIVLLNGLLGFVQEYRAEQSLAALRTMAVTYARVLRDGTRLNLSSTELVPGDMIEVEAGDHVPADARLCHAAALRTQEAALTGESTPVEKLIGVLPDDDLPVADQRNMLFMGTTVTGGKGRAVIVATGSATELGRIATLLTAMPVEPTPLQRRLEQFGHVLLVLSLGIVLVVFGLGVWRGEPLFSMFLTSVSLAVAAIPEGLPAIVTTTLALGVMRMVRRHALIRRLPAVETLGAATVICTDKTGTLTKNEMTVTQLAIDGLVMQVTGEGYTPTGEIVGGDPREGALRDVLRTALLCNGASLTQADDKWAVVGDPTEGALLVAAGKGGWWKEELEQTQPLLGELPFDSERKMMTVVRRFEGRPVAYVKGAPDVLLGRCDEYVTQSGERQPLTESVRHSILAINQQFAQQALRVVALAHRVLDQEPKVFEPEAVERRLCFLGLAAMKDPLRPEAKAAVDLCRSAGIATVMITGDHKETALAIAREAGFASEPTQALSGVELNALTDADLAARVRDLSVYARVSAAHKLRIVKAWRAQGAVVAMTGDGVNDAPAVREADIGIAMGLTGTDVTKDASDMVVIDDNFASIAAAVEEGRSIYANIRKSVHYLLSCNLSEILVMLGSTVLGWPLPLLPIHILWINLVTDGFPALALAVDPKDPDVMKRPPRDPKAPLLDRQRFVTVCVQGAVMAAATLAVFGVALAIMKDELTFARTMTFTTLVLIQFLHAFTCRHDRYSLFQIGITTNRMLVVAVLISALLQAGIVLSPWGQDIFRVVPLGFDEWWLVAAFGILPFVAMELWKAWSRVRNAPPREATV; encoded by the coding sequence ATGCCTGACCAACAACAGAATTCGGGACCGCGCTGGCAGACCCTCTCTCAGGAGCAGGTCCAGCGCGAGCTTGTGGTCGATCTGGCCCGGGGGCTCAGTGGGCAGGAAGCCGCGCGCCGCCTGTCGGTACATGGGCGGAACGAGTTGCCTGACGCGCCACCGCCTTCTCCCTGGCATATGCTGGCCGCGCAATTCACGAACCTCATCGTCTGGGTTCTGGTTGGTGCCGCAGTGGTATCCGGCCTGTTGGGTGAATGGATCGATGCCGGCGCCATTCTCGCCATCGTGTTGTTGAACGGGCTGCTGGGATTCGTCCAGGAATATCGAGCGGAACAATCGTTGGCCGCCTTGCGCACCATGGCTGTGACGTATGCGCGAGTCCTGCGCGATGGCACACGACTCAATCTGTCGTCCACGGAATTGGTTCCAGGCGACATGATCGAGGTGGAGGCGGGAGACCACGTTCCGGCTGATGCTCGTCTCTGTCACGCCGCTGCCTTGCGCACGCAGGAAGCCGCGTTGACCGGGGAATCCACGCCGGTGGAAAAGCTGATTGGGGTCTTGCCTGACGACGATCTGCCTGTGGCCGACCAGCGGAACATGCTGTTCATGGGGACCACCGTCACCGGCGGCAAGGGGCGGGCGGTGATTGTCGCGACCGGCAGCGCGACGGAATTGGGACGGATTGCGACGTTGCTGACGGCGATGCCGGTTGAGCCGACCCCGCTACAACGTCGCCTGGAGCAATTCGGCCATGTCCTGTTGGTGCTGTCGCTGGGAATTGTGCTGGTGGTGTTCGGGCTTGGAGTGTGGCGGGGCGAGCCCCTGTTCAGCATGTTCCTCACGTCAGTCAGCTTGGCGGTGGCGGCGATCCCGGAAGGGCTTCCGGCCATTGTGACGACGACGCTGGCTCTGGGAGTGATGCGCATGGTGCGCCGCCATGCGCTCATCCGCCGCCTTCCGGCCGTTGAAACCCTGGGCGCGGCGACGGTGATCTGCACCGACAAGACCGGGACCTTGACCAAGAACGAAATGACCGTCACGCAGCTTGCCATCGATGGCCTGGTGATGCAGGTGACCGGGGAGGGGTATACGCCGACGGGCGAGATTGTCGGCGGCGATCCCCGAGAGGGGGCATTGCGCGATGTGCTCCGGACGGCCCTCTTGTGCAACGGCGCGTCGCTCACGCAGGCCGACGACAAGTGGGCGGTCGTTGGGGATCCCACGGAGGGAGCGCTGCTGGTCGCGGCGGGGAAGGGCGGTTGGTGGAAGGAGGAATTGGAGCAGACGCAGCCCCTGTTGGGTGAACTCCCATTCGACTCCGAGCGCAAGATGATGACGGTGGTGCGACGATTCGAAGGGCGACCCGTGGCCTATGTGAAGGGCGCGCCGGATGTGTTGCTTGGCCGATGCGACGAGTATGTGACACAGTCGGGCGAGCGGCAGCCTCTCACGGAATCTGTGCGCCATTCTATTCTCGCCATCAATCAGCAGTTCGCGCAGCAGGCGCTGCGGGTAGTCGCGTTGGCCCATCGGGTGCTTGATCAAGAGCCGAAGGTATTTGAGCCCGAGGCGGTGGAGCGGCGATTGTGTTTTTTAGGTTTGGCCGCCATGAAAGATCCGTTGCGACCTGAAGCGAAAGCGGCGGTCGATCTGTGCCGGTCGGCTGGCATCGCGACGGTCATGATTACCGGCGACCATAAAGAGACGGCGCTGGCCATCGCGCGCGAAGCAGGGTTCGCGAGTGAACCGACGCAAGCTCTGTCCGGTGTGGAATTAAATGCACTCACCGATGCCGACCTGGCGGCGCGGGTTCGGGACCTGTCCGTGTATGCGCGCGTATCGGCGGCACATAAGCTCCGTATCGTGAAGGCCTGGCGCGCGCAAGGGGCCGTGGTGGCGATGACCGGGGACGGGGTGAATGATGCGCCGGCGGTGCGGGAAGCGGATATCGGGATCGCCATGGGCCTGACCGGGACGGATGTGACGAAAGATGCGTCAGACATGGTCGTGATCGACGACAACTTTGCGTCCATTGCGGCCGCGGTCGAGGAAGGGCGCAGCATCTATGCGAACATTCGCAAATCCGTCCACTATCTGTTGTCGTGCAATTTGAGTGAGATCCTCGTGATGCTGGGAAGCACGGTACTGGGATGGCCGTTGCCGCTCTTGCCGATCCATATTCTCTGGATCAATCTGGTGACCGACGGCTTTCCTGCCCTGGCCCTCGCCGTCGACCCGAAAGATCCCGATGTGATGAAGCGCCCGCCGCGCGACCCGAAAGCGCCGCTCCTGGATCGCCAACGGTTTGTGACCGTGTGCGTTCAAGGCGCGGTGATGGCCGCAGCAACCTTGGCGGTGTTCGGCGTTGCGCTGGCGATCATGAAGGACGAGTTGACGTTTGCTCGCACCATGACATTCACGACGCTGGTGCTGATACAATTCCTCCATGCCTTTACCTGCCGTCACGATCGGTACTCGCTGTTTCAGATTGGCATCACCACCAATCGGATGTTGGTGGTCGCGGTCCTCATCTCGGCCCTTTTGCAGGCGGGGATTGTGCTGAGCCCATGGGGACAGGATATTTTTCGAGTCGTTCCACTAGGATTTGATGAATGGTGGCTGGTCGCGGCGTTCGGAATTCTGCCGTTTGTGGCAATGGAGCTGTGGAAGGCCTGGAGCCGTGTGCGAAACGCGCCGCCGCGCGAGGCTACGGTGTGA
- a CDS encoding tetratricopeptide repeat protein gives MQRSRPGILSLSMKPNVVIAILLLLVVIGPALAEEHHQPVTLALIDKPWAMRLDVSGFRIQADGVKPDGRRYLLAIDEARSIHLSVTLETVQGAATEEGCIRHLEHAARTASPGGAQGPWRDHDRRLFLLEYRLPAAGKAQAEELHLLACTVNDDVYADIHLSQGRGQGGDASSLRALLHSLAFVAAPTPSSLDHFRAGSAPFLSGQFALAIPHYEQALVLEQANPVLDRTLWHLLIHNLGMAYGRIGNLAKAKATFDYGLSKDPANPMWHYELARIYAGMNDRDKLMQSLNAAFFYHRNRHGDEHMPDPRQDVSFGRFMLDPVFRRLTESLVQPAI, from the coding sequence ATGCAACGCAGCAGACCTGGCATCCTGTCGCTCTCAATGAAGCCGAATGTCGTCATCGCGATCCTCCTGCTCCTGGTCGTCATCGGGCCCGCCCTCGCAGAGGAGCATCACCAGCCCGTGACGCTTGCCCTCATCGACAAACCCTGGGCGATGCGCCTCGATGTCAGCGGATTCCGGATTCAGGCCGACGGCGTCAAACCGGACGGCCGGCGATATCTGTTGGCGATCGACGAGGCCCGTTCGATTCACCTTTCCGTGACGCTCGAAACGGTGCAGGGAGCGGCCACCGAAGAGGGCTGCATCCGCCACCTTGAGCACGCCGCCCGGACGGCCTCGCCGGGAGGAGCTCAGGGCCCTTGGCGTGATCACGACCGCCGCCTCTTCCTACTCGAATACAGACTTCCCGCGGCAGGCAAGGCGCAAGCCGAAGAGCTCCATCTTCTGGCTTGCACGGTGAACGACGACGTCTATGCCGACATCCATCTTTCGCAAGGACGCGGCCAGGGCGGTGACGCGTCATCGCTCCGCGCGCTGTTACACAGCCTCGCGTTTGTCGCGGCGCCGACACCCAGCAGCCTCGACCATTTCCGCGCGGGAAGCGCCCCATTTTTATCAGGTCAATTCGCCCTCGCCATTCCGCATTATGAACAGGCGCTCGTTCTCGAACAGGCCAATCCCGTGCTGGACCGGACACTCTGGCACCTGCTGATTCACAACCTCGGTATGGCCTACGGCCGGATCGGCAACCTCGCGAAGGCGAAAGCGACGTTCGACTATGGGCTCTCGAAAGATCCAGCGAATCCGATGTGGCACTATGAGCTTGCGCGCATCTATGCGGGGATGAACGACCGGGATAAGCTGATGCAATCCCTGAACGCCGCATTTTTCTACCACCGCAACAGGCACGGCGACGAACATATGCCGGACCCCCGGCAGGATGTCTCATTCGGCCGATTCATGTTGGATCCGGTCTTTCGACGATTGACGGAATCTCTCGTGCAACCGGCGATCTGA
- a CDS encoding PilZ domain-containing protein encodes MAKRKSTRVEMNRPIEVQGARGASQGVVRDFSPGGCRIQQADAKVNCGMRLTLRISLPDRIDPIEIKPAVVTWVGKDAFGVEFLALTPETRARVKAVYDLLLEAQTAQESERVISLPGVSWS; translated from the coding sequence ATGGCCAAGCGGAAGAGCACCAGGGTGGAAATGAATCGACCGATCGAGGTACAGGGCGCGCGAGGAGCCAGCCAGGGCGTCGTGCGGGATTTTTCTCCCGGAGGTTGCCGAATTCAACAGGCCGATGCGAAGGTGAATTGCGGGATGCGGTTGACGTTGCGAATCTCACTCCCGGACCGCATCGACCCGATCGAAATCAAACCCGCTGTGGTGACCTGGGTCGGCAAGGACGCCTTCGGGGTGGAATTCCTCGCCCTGACCCCGGAGACCAGGGCACGAGTTAAAGCCGTCTACGACCTTCTCCTCGAAGCCCAAACCGCACAGGAATCCGAGCGGGTCATCTCTCTTCCCGGCGTCTCCTGGTCCTGA
- a CDS encoding response regulator has protein sequence MTGSPHSSDRRAYDPQVLLNSQPVVVTVIDPADHAVQFQNHVSLGTFGDMAGAHCYEKIAGKAAPCEFCRMPESLRKDGVVSEQVDMPDGRRLLLHWAKAPTVDGRVHVIETIVDLTQRKQDEQTLRQSQKMEALGRLAAGIAHDFNNLLMVVIGHAHRVAQQLGSHPLHHEVEMIGQAGTRAAALTKKLLTFSRRQVLEQRDVPLNTLIGDMEDILRRLIGEQIQTVIVLDPQAGHVLGDPVQIEQVLLNLALNARDAMADGGILTIETGNADVDEAYVRAHPGAVPGPYVKLVVEDTGSGIDAETLSHIFEPFFSTKASDKGTGLGLATVYGIVKESRGYIDVTSQLGKGSRFTAMFPRVLSQTAEAEQVAVPRPKPETSATILLVEDDEGIRRLVSAVLRDQGYEVLAAADGVEALQMLQLRKGGCDLLITDVILPRMKAAVLAQGARTMFPDIKVLYISGYAGDMLGAHGVDAQAAYLQKPFLPQAVIDKVAELLLQGRAPKD, from the coding sequence ATGACCGGCTCTCCGCACTCGTCCGATCGCCGTGCATATGATCCGCAGGTGCTGCTGAACTCGCAGCCGGTGGTGGTCACGGTGATCGACCCCGCCGACCATGCCGTGCAATTTCAAAATCACGTCAGCTTGGGTACCTTCGGCGACATGGCCGGCGCGCATTGTTATGAAAAAATCGCGGGGAAGGCGGCGCCCTGTGAATTTTGCCGTATGCCCGAGTCTCTGCGCAAAGACGGGGTGGTATCCGAACAGGTGGACATGCCGGACGGCCGCCGACTTCTGCTCCACTGGGCCAAGGCGCCTACCGTTGACGGGCGGGTGCATGTCATCGAAACGATTGTGGATCTGACACAGCGCAAGCAGGACGAACAGACCCTGCGGCAGTCGCAAAAAATGGAAGCTCTGGGGCGATTGGCCGCGGGCATTGCGCATGACTTCAATAATTTGCTCATGGTCGTCATCGGCCATGCGCACCGCGTCGCGCAGCAATTGGGATCGCATCCGTTGCACCACGAGGTCGAAATGATCGGCCAGGCCGGCACGCGCGCCGCGGCCCTGACCAAGAAACTGTTGACCTTCAGCCGTCGCCAGGTCTTGGAGCAACGGGATGTGCCGCTCAACACCTTGATTGGCGACATGGAGGATATCCTGCGCCGGTTGATCGGGGAGCAGATCCAGACGGTCATCGTGCTCGATCCCCAGGCAGGGCACGTGTTGGGGGATCCGGTGCAGATTGAACAGGTGCTGCTGAACCTGGCGCTGAATGCTCGCGACGCCATGGCCGACGGCGGCATCCTGACCATTGAAACAGGCAACGCCGATGTGGATGAGGCCTATGTCCGCGCGCATCCGGGCGCGGTGCCAGGGCCGTACGTCAAGCTTGTGGTCGAAGACACCGGCTCCGGAATCGATGCCGAGACCCTGTCCCACATTTTTGAACCGTTCTTCAGCACCAAGGCCTCCGATAAGGGGACGGGCCTGGGGCTCGCGACGGTGTATGGCATTGTGAAGGAAAGCCGCGGATACATCGATGTGACCAGCCAACTGGGCAAAGGCTCCCGGTTCACGGCCATGTTCCCGCGGGTTCTGTCACAGACTGCGGAAGCCGAACAGGTGGCCGTGCCGCGTCCGAAACCGGAGACCTCTGCCACCATTCTCCTGGTGGAAGATGACGAAGGTATCCGCCGCCTCGTGTCGGCGGTGCTTCGCGACCAAGGGTATGAGGTCTTGGCCGCGGCCGACGGGGTCGAGGCGTTGCAAATGTTACAGCTCCGCAAGGGCGGCTGCGACCTGCTCATTACCGATGTCATCCTGCCTCGAATGAAGGCCGCGGTGCTGGCTCAGGGGGCTAGGACCATGTTCCCCGACATCAAGGTGCTGTACATCTCGGGGTATGCCGGAGACATGTTGGGAGCGCATGGGGTCGATGCGCAGGCGGCCTATCTGCAGAAGCCGTTTTTGCCCCAGGCCGTCATCGACAAAGTGGCTGAGCTACTCTTGCAGGGCCGTGCACCCAAGGATTGA
- the mgtA gene encoding magnesium-translocating P-type ATPase, producing MLNERSFWALPGDVLLRELAVTREGLSAAEAERRQAVALPSRLKPAHDSHPVRLLLAQFRSPIILILLFASGVSLFLAERSDALIILGIILASALLSFRQEYRAARAVAGLLALVQVTARVWREGQVIEIPANSVVPGDVVELSAGSSLPGDARLLEAKDLFVDEATLTGETYPVEKSVATLPDDAPLQKRTNSLFLGTHVVSGQARVVIVRVGKETEFGRIAHRMVVRPPETEFERGVRRFGYLLLEVTLLLVFGIFAVNVYLERPVLESFLFSMALAVGLTPQLLPAIISVNLSHGARRMAERQVVVKRLASIENFGSMTVLCSDKTGTLTAGSMTLQAALDVEGGNSERVLFLGYLNAMFETGFPNPLDEAVRCHRSFDLTGYHKLEEEPYDFVRKRLSVLVSTPQTHLLITKGAVENMLAICHHAERRDGALVPIDQVRQSVRAQIRTASGQGFRTLGLAVRDMGGLDRVSKEHEAEMTFLGLLVFADPPKTGMAETVEALRRLGVTLKIVTGDQALVAAHVGREVGLADPHVLTGNDLRGMSEEALRARADEIDIFAEIEPNQKERIIRALRASGHVVGYLGDGINDAPALHAADVGISVDGAVDVAKEAADLVLLEQDLSVLVEGVREGRKTFANTLKYVFMATSANFGNMFSMAGASLFLSFLPLLPKQILLTNVLTDIPEMTIATDHVDPELIDRPRRWDIPFIRRFMLTFGLVSSFFDYLTFAVLLLVLHATTGQFRTGWFVESVLSASVIVLVIRTRRPCTTSRPSRGLWLSTLLVGVATMLLPITPAGVMLGFEPLPPVFGAALIGILVAYIGAAEAAKFWFYRNAENGR from the coding sequence ATGCTGAACGAACGATCCTTCTGGGCTCTTCCCGGGGATGTGCTGCTCCGTGAACTGGCAGTCACGCGGGAAGGGCTGTCCGCCGCCGAAGCAGAGCGCCGACAGGCCGTTGCGTTGCCTTCCAGGTTGAAGCCCGCGCATGACAGTCACCCGGTTCGCTTGCTGCTCGCGCAGTTCCGTAGTCCCATCATCCTTATTCTCCTGTTCGCGTCAGGAGTGTCGCTGTTTCTGGCGGAGCGCAGTGATGCGTTGATTATCCTTGGGATCATCCTGGCCAGCGCCCTCTTAAGCTTTCGTCAGGAATATCGTGCGGCGCGCGCCGTGGCCGGGCTGCTTGCGCTTGTGCAAGTCACGGCTCGTGTCTGGCGAGAGGGGCAGGTGATCGAGATTCCTGCGAATAGCGTCGTGCCCGGCGATGTCGTGGAATTGTCTGCCGGGTCTAGCCTCCCCGGCGATGCGCGACTGTTGGAGGCAAAGGATCTCTTTGTCGATGAGGCGACGTTGACGGGGGAGACCTATCCGGTCGAGAAATCGGTGGCGACGTTGCCCGATGACGCGCCGCTACAGAAACGCACCAATAGCCTGTTTCTGGGCACCCACGTGGTGAGTGGACAGGCTCGTGTGGTGATCGTGAGGGTCGGCAAGGAGACGGAATTCGGTCGCATCGCCCACAGGATGGTTGTCCGGCCGCCGGAGACGGAATTTGAACGCGGTGTGCGGCGATTCGGATATCTTCTGCTGGAGGTCACCCTGCTCCTTGTGTTCGGCATTTTTGCCGTGAACGTCTATCTCGAACGTCCGGTCCTCGAATCGTTTCTGTTCTCCATGGCCTTGGCGGTGGGCCTGACGCCCCAATTGTTGCCGGCCATCATCAGTGTGAACCTTTCGCATGGCGCGAGGCGGATGGCGGAGCGGCAAGTCGTCGTCAAGCGCCTCGCCTCGATCGAGAACTTCGGCAGCATGACCGTGTTGTGCTCCGACAAGACCGGCACGTTGACTGCAGGGTCGATGACCCTGCAGGCGGCTCTCGACGTGGAGGGTGGCAACAGTGAGCGCGTACTGTTTCTCGGGTATCTGAACGCGATGTTCGAAACCGGGTTTCCCAATCCGCTGGACGAGGCGGTGCGCTGCCATCGTTCCTTCGATCTTACGGGTTACCACAAGTTGGAAGAAGAGCCATATGACTTCGTGCGGAAGCGTCTCTCGGTGCTGGTGTCGACCCCGCAGACCCATCTGCTCATTACCAAAGGCGCGGTCGAGAACATGCTGGCCATTTGCCACCATGCGGAACGGCGCGATGGTGCGCTGGTACCGATCGACCAGGTGCGTCAGTCGGTGCGAGCACAGATTCGCACAGCGAGCGGACAGGGATTTCGTACCCTCGGCCTCGCCGTGCGCGACATGGGAGGCCTCGACCGGGTCTCGAAGGAGCACGAGGCCGAGATGACCTTTCTTGGCCTCCTGGTGTTTGCCGACCCTCCCAAGACCGGCATGGCCGAGACCGTGGAGGCGCTCAGACGGCTTGGCGTGACACTCAAGATCGTGACAGGAGATCAGGCGCTCGTGGCGGCCCATGTGGGGCGTGAGGTTGGCTTGGCGGATCCGCATGTGCTGACCGGAAACGACCTGCGCGGGATGAGCGAGGAGGCGCTACGCGCTAGGGCTGACGAGATCGACATCTTCGCCGAAATCGAACCGAATCAAAAAGAGCGGATCATCCGGGCGCTGCGCGCCTCCGGCCACGTGGTCGGCTATCTCGGCGACGGAATCAACGATGCGCCGGCCCTCCACGCGGCAGACGTCGGTATTTCAGTCGATGGCGCCGTCGATGTCGCCAAGGAAGCCGCTGACCTGGTCTTGCTGGAACAGGATCTGAGCGTCCTGGTGGAAGGCGTGCGTGAGGGGCGCAAGACCTTTGCGAATACGCTGAAGTATGTCTTCATGGCCACGAGCGCGAATTTCGGGAATATGTTCAGCATGGCCGGCGCGTCCCTGTTCCTTTCCTTCCTTCCGTTGCTGCCCAAACAGATCCTGCTGACGAACGTGCTGACCGATATTCCGGAAATGACCATTGCCACCGATCACGTCGATCCAGAGCTGATCGACCGGCCGAGGCGATGGGACATTCCCTTTATTCGCCGCTTCATGTTGACCTTTGGACTCGTCAGCTCGTTCTTTGATTACCTCACCTTCGCCGTCTTGCTCCTGGTCTTGCATGCGACGACCGGCCAGTTTCGCACCGGCTGGTTTGTCGAGTCGGTGCTCTCCGCCTCGGTCATCGTGCTGGTGATCCGCACTCGGCGACCCTGTACGACCAGCCGTCCCTCACGGGGATTGTGGCTCTCGACCTTGCTGGTGGGAGTGGCCACGATGCTGTTGCCGATCACACCAGCCGGGGTAATGCTGGGTTTCGAGCCGTTACCGCCGGTGTTTGGGGCGGCGCTGATCGGCATTCTCGTCGCCTACATCGGCGCGGCAGAGGCAGCGAAGTTTTGGTTCTATCGCAATGCGGAGAACGGGAGGTGA
- a CDS encoding universal stress protein, translated as MKVLIATDGSKYGKWATEWMARMPLAEKPDVTVLHVTDVEALRAPFMFQPVVIGNEPFIQEEIKRIEARAKTTMAEAKAQMAALKFKGKLISERGATGPTILERAPQRDGLVAIGSRGLDALDRLMLGSVSTQITLHAPCSVLIVKEEPRPLSRILFAADGSKASEKALRFLLTKLQPEAREGLEPIDVVVMHAMPFLKYPEVKEAGARLVEQCANKLIKAGYVVDEVVQLGKPADEILKVASKKKVDLIVTGAKGMGAVARFLLGSVSTKVVQHSHCSVLVVR; from the coding sequence ATGAAAGTGTTGATTGCAACCGATGGATCGAAGTATGGCAAGTGGGCGACGGAATGGATGGCGCGGATGCCCCTTGCGGAGAAGCCGGATGTGACCGTGCTGCATGTGACCGATGTGGAGGCCTTGCGCGCGCCGTTCATGTTTCAACCGGTGGTGATCGGGAATGAGCCGTTCATTCAGGAGGAAATCAAACGGATCGAAGCGCGCGCAAAGACGACCATGGCCGAGGCCAAAGCCCAGATGGCTGCTCTCAAATTCAAGGGCAAATTGATCTCCGAGCGCGGCGCGACTGGCCCCACCATTTTGGAACGGGCCCCTCAACGGGATGGTTTGGTGGCGATCGGAAGTCGCGGGTTGGATGCGTTGGACCGGCTCATGCTCGGGAGTGTGTCGACGCAGATCACGTTGCATGCCCCTTGTTCTGTGCTGATCGTGAAGGAAGAGCCGCGCCCGTTGAGCCGGATTCTCTTTGCAGCAGACGGGTCGAAAGCGTCGGAGAAGGCCCTGCGGTTTCTCCTCACCAAGCTCCAGCCGGAAGCGCGGGAAGGGTTGGAACCCATCGATGTGGTGGTGATGCATGCCATGCCCTTCTTGAAGTATCCCGAGGTCAAGGAAGCCGGCGCTCGTCTGGTCGAGCAATGCGCGAACAAACTCATCAAGGCCGGGTATGTGGTGGATGAGGTCGTGCAGCTCGGCAAGCCGGCTGATGAGATTTTGAAGGTGGCCTCGAAGAAAAAGGTCGACCTGATTGTGACCGGCGCGAAAGGCATGGGCGCAGTCGCGCGGTTTCTCCTCGGCAGTGTGTCGACGAAGGTCGTTCAACATAGCCATTGCTCGGTGCTGGTAGTCCGCTAA